From the Pseudorca crassidens isolate mPseCra1 chromosome 18, mPseCra1.hap1, whole genome shotgun sequence genome, one window contains:
- the SPRYD7 gene encoding SPRY domain-containing protein 7 isoform X2, with amino-acid sequence MRSTLRTDVVIVKNGRRICGTGGCLASAPLHQNKSYFEFKIQSTGIWGIGVATQKVNLNQIPLGRDVHSLVMRNDGALYHNNEEKNRLPANSLPQEGDVVGITYDHVELNVYLNGKNMHCPASGIRGTVYPVVYVDDSAILDCQFSEFYHTPPPGFEKILFEQQIF; translated from the exons ATGAGAAGCACACTGA GAACGGATGTTGTCATtgtaaaaaatggaagaagaataTGTGGAACAGGAGGTTGTTTAGCCAGTGCACCTTTACATCAAAACAAAAGCTACTTTGAATTCAAAATCCAGTCCACAG gaaTCTGGGGTATTGGTGTTGCAACTCAGAAAGTTAACTTGAATCAGATCCCTCTTGGCCGAGATGTGCATAGTCTGGTGATGAGAAATGATGGAGCCCTATATCACAACAATGAGGAGAAAAATAGGCTGCCAGCAAACAGCCTTCCACAGGAGGGAGACGTGGTG GGTATTACATATGACCATGTAGAATTAAATGTATATTTGAATGGAAAAAACATGCATTGTCCAGCATCAGGTATACGAGGGACAGTGTATCCAGTTGTTTATG TTGATGACAGTGCAATTTTGGATTGCCAGTTCAGTGAATTTTATCATACTCCTCCACCTGGTTTTGAAAAGATATTATTTGAACAGCAGATCTTCTGa